The genomic region ACCCACTTCTACAATCTCATCCACGTTGATGACTCACACCTCCCTTCCTTCATTAGCATTGACTCAAAATGGCATTCACACTACATCTGGTGCGGTTATTACCAACTCAGCAATGCCACTACAATCCACCCAGCAGCCTGAGCTTGTAGTAGTAGCAACAGCTGGTTCTCAAATAAATGCTACACCTTCTGTTTCACAAATAGGATCTTCATCCTCTATTTCTAGCCCTCAGGTTCTTTCTTTGCCACAGGTGGTACCATCCATCCAGGGTATTCCAGTATCTCAATTAGTACAGCATCAAGCAGGGACTCCAGTGTCCTGCCCTCAGTTGGTTCCAGTGTCCCCCATTACCACTCAACTATCGCAGAGTTTTACCCCTCAGTTTACAACCAGCAATCTACAATTTGGGCCCAGGCTAACACAAACTCAACCTCACAGTGTATCCTCTGCACTTGTGGAGAACGCTGGTTTATCTGTCTCTCGGGTGCCTAATGGACAGGCTCCACAAGGGTTGACACTGCAGTTAACAAACCAGTCCAATTCAGCCGCCACCCCGCAGACACAGACCGCACTGGTTACACAAGGCATTCCCATCTCATCACCGACACAAGTAGTTCCTGTTTCGCAGTCCAAGGACACCGGACAGCCCCAGCTAGTACCTTTGCCTCAACTTATGCCTGTGTCCCCAATTGCTGGAGCACCTACAGGGACCATATCCTTTCCTCAGGTAGTCCCAGCAGCACCCTCATACTCCATCCCAACTCCGGGAGGTGCTTTTCAAATTTTAGCATCTAGCTCTGGAGCAGTTGCTGCTGTGCCCCAGGGAGCTATATGTATAAGTCCCATAGGACCTCCTCAGAGTGTGCCTACAGCTGGAGCTATTCCAGGGGTCCAGCTCCTTAATTCAGGAGTGATTCAACTTCCCTCTGCTTCTCCAGGTAAGACATTGAACCATATTAGATTCAAGAGACATTTCACAGTGcattgaaagaaaatgtaagttTTCTATAGTTAGTACACCAGGGGCAACACTGTTAAATTGTGTCCTTCCACCAAATAAAAGAAGGCTTGACTGCATCATTCTGCTCTTGTTTTAAGGTAACTTCCTCTTGGCAGGTGGTAGTCCATTCCTGAGTGTTCAGAATGGCAAACTTATCCTCACCATCCCAGCTGGTTTCCAGTTCACCAGCATGCCTGTCAAATCCATTCCAGAAAATCCAGGCCAAAGTGCTAGCAGCGGCAGTGGAATGGAACAAGCTTTGACAGGAACGTCACTGCAAAATCCACCAGTTTCTTTATCTTCTGCTCAGACCTCTCGTCCCTTTCAATCTTCTCCATTAATTGGCTCATCTGCACTATACTGTAGTCCTGAGCCTGGAGCCTTGGGTAACCCTACTCCAGGAGCCTCTCCAAACACCTCAGACTCTCCGACTCCAACACTGACTAGTGTTCTGCCATCCCAGCAGACCCTCAGCCCTGAAAGCATGCTGTCATTCAGTCCTCTCAGCAGCAGTGTATCCAGTGGCCCCCATCTCATTCAACCTGCTTGGAGTCCGGTGCCTCTTTCATCTTCATCTGGACTCACACTATTTGATGTACGTGGTAAAAATGATCTACCTGAGGACCCAGCTTTATTGAGCTTACCAGGTGGGGAGTCCTTGCTATTGGGTACCCCTCCTCCGAGCGATGATGTACACCGAGAATCTCACCTGGACGATGAGGAGATGGATGGAGACTCAAAGATTCTTACCCAACTGCAGTCTGTACCTGTGGATGATGATTTGGGTTTGTAATTGATCTTTGCAACCTTCGGGAAGCCTTCAGACAATCCTGACGCTCAGCCCACAGCAATCTCTATTTTCTATGGGTCGATGTAGAATCACGGAAGACGCTGGGTTcctgatttgtttatttctaaagtgaagtaaaatggaaaaaaaaactgctgatcaTTTCTCTTCACAGTAAACAGTTCTAGGCTGTCAAGGTTTTACTTCGTAAAAAAGGACATGgggattaaaaacattttcagagtTGCATAGAACATGACATtttgggcattttttttttattatagcttGAATTCACCATGCAATCTGTTTAAAACTAGTTTATGAGACTCATATGcatcaaatactctaaataCATCAATGCAGCAAAAAACTGTTGGATGCTAGATTCAAACCTACACCAAGTATAACAAATGTAGCAAATAAGCAGAAGCCTTAATAAGACAGTTTCAGTATATAGTACATGTTTAGCCATTTCTCCTATTGGATTTTACAGCACATTTAATTGGGTATTGTAATTTAAaggggtattaaaaaaaaaaagaacggcTTGTCATGTTGTTTTGCTAGTAACATACCGTCACACTTAAGGGTTCAATCTCATAAAGCAGGATTGTGTTGGTTAGTTAGCCGTCTTTAAATGTAGTCTGATCTTATTATTACTCCTAATACTAACATTACAAGTTTTTGACTGATATTCGTCTAAACATTGATACATATTACCTGTAGTAGGCTATTAAACCATCACTGTGAAAATGGTTTTAACATTCCTTTTCAGTTGTTTTAGGAGCATCGAATCACTTTGTACTCCAAGCACATTTAGAGATTTGACAAAGTCTCTTTGGATTGAAATTAGGATTAACCTTATTACGTTTTGTAGCAGATAAATAGATTTCCACAGAAATCTCTTTTACCGTGTGATGTAGCAGATTCTGTGCACAGATGCAGCACAACGGGTTTCTCATCTATTGAAATGCCATTCATGATCTCAGCTTGCGAAGTTAATTGCATAGTGATCTTCTATATTTGACCCAATCTGCCCATAAAAGGgcctttattttaaaagaatgtgTGCATTGATGACacaattatcattattaatttttttattaaatcatggGTAC from Silurus meridionalis isolate SWU-2019-XX chromosome 13, ASM1480568v1, whole genome shotgun sequence harbors:
- the six5 gene encoding homeobox protein SIX5 isoform X2, with the translated sequence MASLSLESPEQTENGSTEEPGQSEARVKKEKDAEEVSDRLFESFPKSALGFSSEQVACVCEALLQAGNVDRLWSFLATIPPSSDVLRGNETLLKAQALVAFHREDFTELYAILESRDFHPSNHGFLQDLYLRARYKEAERSRGRSLGAVDKYRLRKKFPLPKTIWDGEETVYCFKEKSRNALKECYKVNRYPTPDEKKNLAKLTGLSLTQVSNWFKNRRQRDRTPSGTNSKSESDGNHSTEDEASKADLEDITDKPAAQEAGGSSASLISLSGTSCNTGGQLILNNTGGFLTSPHPLLLNGSPLLSGTGTGVIINGLTLSDGHAVTLSPVTNNTPLLLNGAQVISKNSGNNSVSDENCSSKVETQASLTSTVPVSLTDETKATNHNVSSLDFVTLQGAMKAQDSTQLVFPTSIPTSTISSTLMTHTSLPSLALTQNGIHTTSGAVITNSAMPLQSTQQPELVVVATAGSQINATPSVSQIGSSSSISSPQVLSLPQVVPSIQGIPVSQLVQHQAGTPVSCPQLVPVSPITTQLSQSFTPQFTTSNLQFGPRLTQTQPHSVSSALVENAGLSVSRVPNGQAPQGLTLQLTNQSNSAATPQTQTALVTQGIPISSPTQVVPVSQSKDTGQPQLVPLPQLMPVSPIAGAPTGTISFPQVVPAAPSYSIPTPGGAFQILASSSGAVAAVPQGAICISPIGPPQSVPTAGAIPGVQLLNSGVIQLPSASPGGSPFLSVQNGKLILTIPAGFQFTSMPVKSIPENPGQSASSGSGMEQALTGTSLQNPPVSLSSAQTSRPFQSSPLIGSSALYCSPEPGALGNPTPGASPNTSDSPTPTLTSVLPSQQTLSPESMLSFSPLSSSVSSGPHLIQPAWSPVPLSSSSGLTLFDVRGKNDLPEDPALLSLPGGESLLLGTPPPSDDVHRESHLDDEEMDGDSKILTQLQSVPVDDDLGL
- the six5 gene encoding homeobox protein SIX5 isoform X1, which translates into the protein MASLSLESPEQTENGSTEEPGQSEARVKKEKDAEEVSDRLFESFPKSALGFSSEQVACVCEALLQAGNVDRLWSFLATIPPSSDVLRGNETLLKAQALVAFHREDFTELYAILESRDFHPSNHGFLQDLYLRARYKEAERSRGRSLGAVDKYRLRKKFPLPKTIWDGEETVYCFKEKSRNALKECYKVNRYPTPDEKKNLAKLTGLSLTQVSNWFKNRRQRDRTPSGTNSKSESDGNHSTEDEASKADLEDITDKPAAQEAGGSSASLISLSGTSCNTGGQLILNNTGGFLTSPHPLLLNGSPLLSGTGTGVIINGLTLSDGHAVTLSPVTNNTPLLLNGAQVISKNSGNNSVSDENCSSKVETQASLTSTVPVSLTDETKATNHNVSSLDFVTLQGAMKAQDSTQLVFPTSIPTSTISSTLMTHTSLPSLALTQNGIHTTSGAVITNSAMPLQSTQQPELVVVATAGSQINATPSVSQIGSSSSISSPQVLSLPQVVPSIQGIPVSQLVQHQAGTPVSCPQLVPVSPITTQLSQSFTPQFTTSNLQFGPRLTQTQPHSVSSALVENAGLSVSRVPNGQAPQGLTLQLTNQSNSAATPQTQTALVTQGIPISSPTQVVPVSQSKDTGQPQLVPLPQLMPVSPIAGAPTGTISFPQVVPAAPSYSIPTPGGAFQILASSSGAVAAVPQGAICISPIGPPQSVPTAGAIPGVQLLNSGVIQLPSASPGNFLLAGGSPFLSVQNGKLILTIPAGFQFTSMPVKSIPENPGQSASSGSGMEQALTGTSLQNPPVSLSSAQTSRPFQSSPLIGSSALYCSPEPGALGNPTPGASPNTSDSPTPTLTSVLPSQQTLSPESMLSFSPLSSSVSSGPHLIQPAWSPVPLSSSSGLTLFDVRGKNDLPEDPALLSLPGGESLLLGTPPPSDDVHRESHLDDEEMDGDSKILTQLQSVPVDDDLGL